From Falco cherrug isolate bFalChe1 chromosome 4, bFalChe1.pri, whole genome shotgun sequence, one genomic window encodes:
- the LOC102059371 gene encoding acylamino-acid-releasing enzyme isoform X2, which translates to MASGMERGTEVAGGPAACYRELSQFPAITSAALGAAAGGQTFLLYTECSRPDLPRRRLLRFSRHYSLRHVGGRGLAISRAALSAEIHNQLLSQHSPTGQHRAVLSRCPQQGHELLEVWGSSGRSHSVDLTALGKHGEVYTEGPFACLAWSHSETRLLYVAEKSRPKRCPPRPWDVPGAARPEEEEEEDEESEQFVYHEDWGEALSTRSVPVLCVLDLEGSSLSVLEGIPEHLSPGQALWSPDDRGVVFVGWWHEPFRLGLSACSNRRSGIFHLDLASRRCELLSAERSATCSPRLSPDGQRLLYLEGDLGGPHRQCLRLRMLTWQTRQTVTVLDVVQEPTEAFAGLYTEVLPPRCWAADSRRAVLGTPQRSRTDLLLVDTEAATVTNLTAGSSEGCWELLTLQWDLLVATCSAPHHPPSLVVTVLPPAGQELPLFWVPVEDTPTVPGITWKTLTVRPPCSGQSPAAHDTQVFEALLLSPPDSMAPHPLVVCPHGGPCAVFDARWRPSMAALCRLGFAVLLVNYRGSLGFGQASINSLLSHVGEQDVADTQLAVEQALCSEPLDPHQLALLAGSHGAFIALHLLTSQPKRYQACALRSPVSNLPALLGTSDIPDWRYASLGLPYSFERVPHAEDMATMLMRSPIAHAGRVQTPVLLCVGARDRRVSPMQALELYRVLRARGVPVRLLWYPEGGHVLAGVETEADIFGNCAHWLLRHLGQPWQGKTGQHSP; encoded by the exons ATGGCCTCAGGGATGGAGCGGGGCACAGAG GTggccggcggccccgccgcctgcTACCGGGAGCTGAGCCAGTTCCCTGCCATCACCTCTGCCGCCCTTGGGGCCGCCGCAGGGGGACAGACCTTCCTGCTCTACACCG AGTGCAGCCGCCCAGacctgccccgccgccggctcctGCGTTTCAGCCGCCACTACAGCCTGCGGCACGTGGGTGGCCGTGGCCTCGCCATCAGCCGGGCGGCACTCAGCGCCGAGATCCACAACCA GCTCCTCAGCCAGCACTCGCCGACGGGGCAGCACCGTGCCGTGCTCAGCCGCTGCCCGCAGCAGGGCCACGAGCTGCTGGAG GTGTGGGGCAGCAGCGGGCGCAGCCACAGTGTGGACCTCACAGCACTGGGGAAGCACGGGGAGGTCTACACAGAGG GGCCCTTCGCCTGTCTGGCCTGGTCCCACTCGGAGACCAGGCTACTCTATGTGGCTGAGAAGAGCCGGCCCAAACGGTGCCCCCCCCGCCCGTGGGAtgtgccaggagcagccaggccagaggaggaggaggaagaggatgaggaG agtgAGCAGTTCGTGTACCATGAAGACTGGGGGGAGGCACTGAGCACCCGCAGCGTGCCCGTCCTCTGCGTCCTGGACCTGGAGGGCAGCAGCCTCTCGGTGCTGGAGGGCATCCCGGAGCACCTCTCCCCTGGCCAG GCCCTGTGGTCCCCAGATGACCGCGGCGTGGTGTTTGTGGGCTGGTGGCATGAGCCCTTCCGCCTGGGGCTGAGCGCCTGCTCCAACAGGAG gtcagggattttccattTGGACCTGGCCAGCAGGCGCTGTG agctgctgtcagCCGAGCGCAGTGCCACCTGCTCTCCCCGGCTGAGCCCTGATGGCCAGCGCCTGCTCTACCTGGAGGGGGACCTGGGGGGACCCCACCGGCAGTGCCTGCGCCTGCGCATG ctcaCCTGGCAGACAAGGCAGACAGTCACGGTGCTTGACGTGGTGCAGGAGCCCACGGAAG CCTTTGCCGGGCTCTACACGGAGGTGCTGCCGCCACGGTGCTGGGCAGCCGACAGCCGgcgagctgtgctgggcaccccGCAGCGGAGCCGCACA GACCTGCTGCTTGTGGACACGGAGGCAGCCACTGTCACCAACCTGACAGCAG GGTCGTCCGaagggtgctgggagctgctcacCCTCCAGTGGGACCTGCTGGTGGCCACCTGCTCGGCCCCACACCACCCTCCCAGCCTG gtGGTCACTGTGCTGCCGCCTGCgggccaggagctgcccctcTTCTGGGTGCCGGTGGAGGACACCCCAACAGTGCCTGGCATCACCTGGAAGACCCTGACAGTCCGGCCACCCTGCAGCGGGCAAAGCCCCGCTGCACACG ACACCCAGGTTTTCGAGGCCCTGCTGCTGAGCCCACCGGACAGCATGGCACCACACCCCCTCGTGGTGTGTCCCCATG GTGGCCCCTGTGCCGTCTTTGATGCCCGCTGGCGTCCGAGCATGGCTGCACTGTGTCGGCTGGGCTTTGCCGTGCTCCTTG TGAACTACCGTGGCTCCCTGGGCTTTGGCCAGGCCAGCATCAACTCCCTGCTCTCCCATGTGGGTGAGCAGGATGTGGCGGACACCCAG CTGGCGGTGGAGCAGGCGCTGTGCAGCGAGCCCCTGGACCCACACCAGCTGGCCCTTCTGGCTGGCTCCCATGGAGCCTTCATCGCCCTCCACCTCCTCACCAGCCAACCCAAGCGCTACCAAGCCTGTGCCCTGCGCAGCCCCGTCTCCaacctgcctgcactgctgggcACCTCCGACATCCCTGACTG GCGCTACgcctccctggggctgccctACTCCTTCGAGCGGGTGCCCCACGCTGAGGACATGGCCACCATGCTGATGCGCTCGCCCATCGCCCACGCGGGCCGG GTGCAaacaccagtgctgctgtgtgtgggTGCCCGGGATCGGCGTGTCAGCCCTATGCAGGCACTGGAGCTGTACCGAGTGCTGAGGGCCAGGGGGGTGCCGGTGCG GCTGCTGTGGTACCCAGAGGGCGGCCACGTGCTGGCCGGCGTAGAGACAGAGGCCGATATCTTTGGGAACTGCGCCCACTGGCTCCTCCGGCacctggggcagccctggcagggcaaGACGGGACAGCACAGCCCCTAG
- the LOC102059371 gene encoding acylamino-acid-releasing enzyme isoform X1 translates to MASGMERGTEVAGGPAACYRELSQFPAITSAALGAAAGGQTFLLYTGESRARLPWCSWPPGLVGVGADSPPLQSAAAQTCPAAGSCVSAATTACGTWVAVASPSAGRHSAPRSTTSMARTGWGGMAGAHGKAGAHGTLPTAASLPPTLRLLSQHSPTGQHRAVLSRCPQQGHELLEVWGSSGRSHSVDLTALGKHGEVYTEGPFACLAWSHSETRLLYVAEKSRPKRCPPRPWDVPGAARPEEEEEEDEESEQFVYHEDWGEALSTRSVPVLCVLDLEGSSLSVLEGIPEHLSPGQALWSPDDRGVVFVGWWHEPFRLGLSACSNRRSGIFHLDLASRRCELLSAERSATCSPRLSPDGQRLLYLEGDLGGPHRQCLRLRMLTWQTRQTVTVLDVVQEPTEAFAGLYTEVLPPRCWAADSRRAVLGTPQRSRTDLLLVDTEAATVTNLTAGSSEGCWELLTLQWDLLVATCSAPHHPPSLVVTVLPPAGQELPLFWVPVEDTPTVPGITWKTLTVRPPCSGQSPAAHDTQVFEALLLSPPDSMAPHPLVVCPHGGPCAVFDARWRPSMAALCRLGFAVLLVNYRGSLGFGQASINSLLSHVGEQDVADTQLAVEQALCSEPLDPHQLALLAGSHGAFIALHLLTSQPKRYQACALRSPVSNLPALLGTSDIPDWRYASLGLPYSFERVPHAEDMATMLMRSPIAHAGRVQTPVLLCVGARDRRVSPMQALELYRVLRARGVPVRLLWYPEGGHVLAGVETEADIFGNCAHWLLRHLGQPWQGKTGQHSP, encoded by the exons ATGGCCTCAGGGATGGAGCGGGGCACAGAG GTggccggcggccccgccgcctgcTACCGGGAGCTGAGCCAGTTCCCTGCCATCACCTCTGCCGCCCTTGGGGCCGCCGCAGGGGGACAGACCTTCCTGCTCTACACCGGTGAGTCACGGGCTCGGCTGCCCTGGTGCTCTTGGCCCCCGGGACTGGTGGGGGTGGGTGCTGACAGCCCCCCTCTGCAGAGTGCAGCCGCCCAGacctgccccgccgccggctcctGCGTTTCAGCCGCCACTACAGCCTGCGGCACGTGGGTGGCCGTGGCCTCGCCATCAGCCGGGCGGCACTCAGCGCCGAGATCCACAACCAGTATGGCACGGACGGGATGGGGCGGCATGGCCGGTGCCCACGGCAAGGCTGGTGCCCATGGCACGCTGCCCACtgcagcctccctccctcctaCCCTCAGGCTCCTCAGCCAGCACTCGCCGACGGGGCAGCACCGTGCCGTGCTCAGCCGCTGCCCGCAGCAGGGCCACGAGCTGCTGGAG GTGTGGGGCAGCAGCGGGCGCAGCCACAGTGTGGACCTCACAGCACTGGGGAAGCACGGGGAGGTCTACACAGAGG GGCCCTTCGCCTGTCTGGCCTGGTCCCACTCGGAGACCAGGCTACTCTATGTGGCTGAGAAGAGCCGGCCCAAACGGTGCCCCCCCCGCCCGTGGGAtgtgccaggagcagccaggccagaggaggaggaggaagaggatgaggaG agtgAGCAGTTCGTGTACCATGAAGACTGGGGGGAGGCACTGAGCACCCGCAGCGTGCCCGTCCTCTGCGTCCTGGACCTGGAGGGCAGCAGCCTCTCGGTGCTGGAGGGCATCCCGGAGCACCTCTCCCCTGGCCAG GCCCTGTGGTCCCCAGATGACCGCGGCGTGGTGTTTGTGGGCTGGTGGCATGAGCCCTTCCGCCTGGGGCTGAGCGCCTGCTCCAACAGGAG gtcagggattttccattTGGACCTGGCCAGCAGGCGCTGTG agctgctgtcagCCGAGCGCAGTGCCACCTGCTCTCCCCGGCTGAGCCCTGATGGCCAGCGCCTGCTCTACCTGGAGGGGGACCTGGGGGGACCCCACCGGCAGTGCCTGCGCCTGCGCATG ctcaCCTGGCAGACAAGGCAGACAGTCACGGTGCTTGACGTGGTGCAGGAGCCCACGGAAG CCTTTGCCGGGCTCTACACGGAGGTGCTGCCGCCACGGTGCTGGGCAGCCGACAGCCGgcgagctgtgctgggcaccccGCAGCGGAGCCGCACA GACCTGCTGCTTGTGGACACGGAGGCAGCCACTGTCACCAACCTGACAGCAG GGTCGTCCGaagggtgctgggagctgctcacCCTCCAGTGGGACCTGCTGGTGGCCACCTGCTCGGCCCCACACCACCCTCCCAGCCTG gtGGTCACTGTGCTGCCGCCTGCgggccaggagctgcccctcTTCTGGGTGCCGGTGGAGGACACCCCAACAGTGCCTGGCATCACCTGGAAGACCCTGACAGTCCGGCCACCCTGCAGCGGGCAAAGCCCCGCTGCACACG ACACCCAGGTTTTCGAGGCCCTGCTGCTGAGCCCACCGGACAGCATGGCACCACACCCCCTCGTGGTGTGTCCCCATG GTGGCCCCTGTGCCGTCTTTGATGCCCGCTGGCGTCCGAGCATGGCTGCACTGTGTCGGCTGGGCTTTGCCGTGCTCCTTG TGAACTACCGTGGCTCCCTGGGCTTTGGCCAGGCCAGCATCAACTCCCTGCTCTCCCATGTGGGTGAGCAGGATGTGGCGGACACCCAG CTGGCGGTGGAGCAGGCGCTGTGCAGCGAGCCCCTGGACCCACACCAGCTGGCCCTTCTGGCTGGCTCCCATGGAGCCTTCATCGCCCTCCACCTCCTCACCAGCCAACCCAAGCGCTACCAAGCCTGTGCCCTGCGCAGCCCCGTCTCCaacctgcctgcactgctgggcACCTCCGACATCCCTGACTG GCGCTACgcctccctggggctgccctACTCCTTCGAGCGGGTGCCCCACGCTGAGGACATGGCCACCATGCTGATGCGCTCGCCCATCGCCCACGCGGGCCGG GTGCAaacaccagtgctgctgtgtgtgggTGCCCGGGATCGGCGTGTCAGCCCTATGCAGGCACTGGAGCTGTACCGAGTGCTGAGGGCCAGGGGGGTGCCGGTGCG GCTGCTGTGGTACCCAGAGGGCGGCCACGTGCTGGCCGGCGTAGAGACAGAGGCCGATATCTTTGGGAACTGCGCCCACTGGCTCCTCCGGCacctggggcagccctggcagggcaaGACGGGACAGCACAGCCCCTAG
- the MST1 gene encoding hepatocyte growth factor-like protein isoform X2: MQPVLGVLLALAAALGSGHRSPLNDFQRLRATELLAVPADSPPLLLEWGSAEQCAQRCAASLACRAFHHDRQSQQCHLLPWTQHSPHIQLQKNIHYDLYQKKDYLRDCIVADGSSYRGTRAMTEKGLRCQPWQATTPHDHRFLPSPHNGLEENYCRNPDKDKRGPWCYTVDPNVRHQSCGIKKCEDAVCMTCNGEEYRGTVDRTETGTECQRWDLQHPHKHPYHPDKYPDKGLDDNYCRNPDSSERPWCYTTNPGREREYCRIRLCKKRPRPLNVTTGCFRGKGEGYRGRMNVTVSGIPCQRWDAQTPHQHHFVPEKYSCKDLQENYCRNPDGSEAPWCFTARSTVRIAFCFHIRRCPDELGAQECYHGHGESYRGHISKTRKGITCQPWAAQTPHVPQISPVTHPEAHLEENYCRNPDNDSHGPWCYTMDPRTPFDYCAIKPCSGSMVPSILENTDVVSFEQCGQRDERLQWKGRVVGGQPGNSPWTVSIRNRAGMHFCGGSLVKEQWVISTRQCFSSCNADLAGYKVQLGTLFKDPGPEDPDQQTIPIAQIICGPSESQLVMLKLERPATLNRRVALICLPPERYVVPAGTVCEIAGWGETRGTADGSVLNVARLPVLAHGECNMALRGRLKESELCTAPLRAGVGACEGDYGGPLACLTADCWVLEGVITPSRVCARTDQPALFIRVSLYVDWINKVMKMV, encoded by the exons ATGCAGCCCGTGCTGGGGGTCCTGCTTGCCCTGGCCGCGGCCCTCGGCTCAG GCCACCGCTCGCCCCTCAATGACTTCCAGCGCCTGCGGGCCACcgagctgctggcagtgcccgCGGACTCACCGCCGTTGCTGCTGGAGTGGGGCTCAGCAGAGCAGTGTGCCCAGCGCTGTGCCGCCAGCCTGGCTTGCCG GGCTTTCCACCATGACCGGCAGAGTCAGCAATGCCACCTGCTTCCCTGGACCCAGCACTCGCCCCACAtccagctgcagaaaaacatCCACTACGATCTGTACCAGAAGAAAG ACTACCTGCGGGACTGCATTGTGGCTGACGGCTCCAGCTACCGCGGCACACGGGCCATGACAGAGAAGGGTCTgcgctgccagccctggcaagCCACAACACCTCATGACCACAG gttCCTGCCATCCCCTCACAATGGGCTGGAGGAGAATTACTGCCGAAACCCTGACAAGGACAAGCGGGGTCCATGGTGTTACACCGTTGACCCTAATGTCCGGCACCAGAGCTGTGGCATCAAGAAGTGTGAGGATG CTGTCTGCATGACCTGCAATGGGGAGGAGTACCGTGGCACTGTGGACCGCACCGAGACAGGGACAGAGTGCCAGCGCTGGGACCTGCAGCACCCACACAAGCACCCCTACCACCCTGACAA GTACCCTGACAAGGGACTGGATGACAACTACTGCCGCAACCCCGACAGCTCCGAGCGGCCCTGGTGCTATACCACCAACCCTGGGCGAGAGCGCGAGTACTGCCGCATCCGCCTCTGCA AGAAACGCCCGCGACCCCTCAACGTCACCACTGGCTGCTTCAGGGGCAAGGGTGAAGGGTATCGGGGCCGGATGAACGTCACCGTCTCGGGGATCCCCTGCCAGCGCTGGGATGCCCAGACACCCCACCAGCACCACTTCGTGCCTGAGAAGTACTCATGCAA GGACTTGCAGGAGAACTACTGCCGCAACCCTGATGGCTCAGAGGCACCATGGTGCTTCACTGCCCGCTCCACTGTCCGCATCGCCTTCTGCTTCCACATCCGCCGCTGCCCTGATGAGCTGGGTGCCCAAG agTGCTACCATGGCCATGGCGAGAGCTACCGCGGCCACATCAGCAAGACGCGCAAGGGCATCACCTGTCAGCCATGGGCTGCCCAGACGCCCCATGTGCCCCA GATCTCGCCTGTCACCCACCCTGAGGCACATCTGGAGGAAAACTACTGCCGCAACCCCGATAACGACAGTCATGGCCCCTGGTGCTACACCATGGACCCCCGCACCCCCTTTGACTACTGTGCCATCAAGCCCTGCT CTGGCAGCATGGTGCCCTCCATCCTGGAGAACACAG ATGTGGTGTCATTCGagcagtgtggccagcgggATGAGAGACTGCAGTGGAAAGGGCGCGTTGTCGGTGGCCAGCCTGGCAACTCGCCCTGGACTGTCAGCATCCGCAACCG ggCCGGCATGCACTTCTGTGGGGGGTCCCTAGTGAAGGAGCAGTGGGTGATCAGCACGCGCCAGTGCTTCTCCTCCTG CAATGCCGACCTGGCGGGCTACAAGGTGCAGCTGGGGACACTCTTCAAGGACCCTGGCCCTGAGGACCCTGACCAGCAGACCATCCCCATCGCACAGATCATCTGTGGCCCCTCTGAGTCCCAGCTGGTGATGCTGAAGCTGGAGAG GCCAGCCACTCTGAACAGGCGTGTGGCCCTGATCTGCCTGCCGCCCGAGCGCTATGTTGTGCCTGCAGGCACCGTCTGTGAGATTGCTGGCTGGGGGGAAACCAGAG gcacagcgGATGGCAGCGTGCTGAACGTGGCGCGGCTACCGGTACTGGCCCATGGCGAGTGCAACATGGCACTGCGCGGGCGCCTGAAGGAGAGTGAGCTGTGCACTGCCCCGCTGCGCGCTGGCGTGGGGGCCTGCGAG ggagatTACGGGGGACCACTGGCTTGCCTCACTGCTGACTGCTGGGTGCTAGAGGGGGTCATTACCCCCTCCCGTGTCTGTGCCCGCACCGACCAGCCTGCCCTCTTCATCCGCGTCTCCCTCTACGTTGACTGGATCAACAAGGTGATGAAGATGGTCTga
- the MST1 gene encoding hepatocyte growth factor-like protein isoform X1, with translation MQPVLGVLLALAAALGSGHRSPLNDFQRLRATELLAVPADSPPLLLEWGSAEQCAQRCAASLACRAFHHDRQSQQCHLLPWTQHSPHIQLQKNIHYDLYQKKDYLRDCIVADGSSYRGTRAMTEKGLRCQPWQATTPHDHRFLPSPHNGLEENYCRNPDKDKRGPWCYTVDPNVRHQSCGIKKCEDAVCMTCNGEEYRGTVDRTETGTECQRWDLQHPHKHPYHPDKYPDKGLDDNYCRNPDSSERPWCYTTNPGREREYCRIRLCTEKRPRPLNVTTGCFRGKGEGYRGRMNVTVSGIPCQRWDAQTPHQHHFVPEKYSCKDLQENYCRNPDGSEAPWCFTARSTVRIAFCFHIRRCPDELGAQECYHGHGESYRGHISKTRKGITCQPWAAQTPHVPQISPVTHPEAHLEENYCRNPDNDSHGPWCYTMDPRTPFDYCAIKPCSGSMVPSILENTDVVSFEQCGQRDERLQWKGRVVGGQPGNSPWTVSIRNRAGMHFCGGSLVKEQWVISTRQCFSSCNADLAGYKVQLGTLFKDPGPEDPDQQTIPIAQIICGPSESQLVMLKLERPATLNRRVALICLPPERYVVPAGTVCEIAGWGETRGTADGSVLNVARLPVLAHGECNMALRGRLKESELCTAPLRAGVGACEGDYGGPLACLTADCWVLEGVITPSRVCARTDQPALFIRVSLYVDWINKVMKMV, from the exons ATGCAGCCCGTGCTGGGGGTCCTGCTTGCCCTGGCCGCGGCCCTCGGCTCAG GCCACCGCTCGCCCCTCAATGACTTCCAGCGCCTGCGGGCCACcgagctgctggcagtgcccgCGGACTCACCGCCGTTGCTGCTGGAGTGGGGCTCAGCAGAGCAGTGTGCCCAGCGCTGTGCCGCCAGCCTGGCTTGCCG GGCTTTCCACCATGACCGGCAGAGTCAGCAATGCCACCTGCTTCCCTGGACCCAGCACTCGCCCCACAtccagctgcagaaaaacatCCACTACGATCTGTACCAGAAGAAAG ACTACCTGCGGGACTGCATTGTGGCTGACGGCTCCAGCTACCGCGGCACACGGGCCATGACAGAGAAGGGTCTgcgctgccagccctggcaagCCACAACACCTCATGACCACAG gttCCTGCCATCCCCTCACAATGGGCTGGAGGAGAATTACTGCCGAAACCCTGACAAGGACAAGCGGGGTCCATGGTGTTACACCGTTGACCCTAATGTCCGGCACCAGAGCTGTGGCATCAAGAAGTGTGAGGATG CTGTCTGCATGACCTGCAATGGGGAGGAGTACCGTGGCACTGTGGACCGCACCGAGACAGGGACAGAGTGCCAGCGCTGGGACCTGCAGCACCCACACAAGCACCCCTACCACCCTGACAA GTACCCTGACAAGGGACTGGATGACAACTACTGCCGCAACCCCGACAGCTCCGAGCGGCCCTGGTGCTATACCACCAACCCTGGGCGAGAGCGCGAGTACTGCCGCATCCGCCTCTGCA CAGAGAAACGCCCGCGACCCCTCAACGTCACCACTGGCTGCTTCAGGGGCAAGGGTGAAGGGTATCGGGGCCGGATGAACGTCACCGTCTCGGGGATCCCCTGCCAGCGCTGGGATGCCCAGACACCCCACCAGCACCACTTCGTGCCTGAGAAGTACTCATGCAA GGACTTGCAGGAGAACTACTGCCGCAACCCTGATGGCTCAGAGGCACCATGGTGCTTCACTGCCCGCTCCACTGTCCGCATCGCCTTCTGCTTCCACATCCGCCGCTGCCCTGATGAGCTGGGTGCCCAAG agTGCTACCATGGCCATGGCGAGAGCTACCGCGGCCACATCAGCAAGACGCGCAAGGGCATCACCTGTCAGCCATGGGCTGCCCAGACGCCCCATGTGCCCCA GATCTCGCCTGTCACCCACCCTGAGGCACATCTGGAGGAAAACTACTGCCGCAACCCCGATAACGACAGTCATGGCCCCTGGTGCTACACCATGGACCCCCGCACCCCCTTTGACTACTGTGCCATCAAGCCCTGCT CTGGCAGCATGGTGCCCTCCATCCTGGAGAACACAG ATGTGGTGTCATTCGagcagtgtggccagcgggATGAGAGACTGCAGTGGAAAGGGCGCGTTGTCGGTGGCCAGCCTGGCAACTCGCCCTGGACTGTCAGCATCCGCAACCG ggCCGGCATGCACTTCTGTGGGGGGTCCCTAGTGAAGGAGCAGTGGGTGATCAGCACGCGCCAGTGCTTCTCCTCCTG CAATGCCGACCTGGCGGGCTACAAGGTGCAGCTGGGGACACTCTTCAAGGACCCTGGCCCTGAGGACCCTGACCAGCAGACCATCCCCATCGCACAGATCATCTGTGGCCCCTCTGAGTCCCAGCTGGTGATGCTGAAGCTGGAGAG GCCAGCCACTCTGAACAGGCGTGTGGCCCTGATCTGCCTGCCGCCCGAGCGCTATGTTGTGCCTGCAGGCACCGTCTGTGAGATTGCTGGCTGGGGGGAAACCAGAG gcacagcgGATGGCAGCGTGCTGAACGTGGCGCGGCTACCGGTACTGGCCCATGGCGAGTGCAACATGGCACTGCGCGGGCGCCTGAAGGAGAGTGAGCTGTGCACTGCCCCGCTGCGCGCTGGCGTGGGGGCCTGCGAG ggagatTACGGGGGACCACTGGCTTGCCTCACTGCTGACTGCTGGGTGCTAGAGGGGGTCATTACCCCCTCCCGTGTCTGTGCCCGCACCGACCAGCCTGCCCTCTTCATCCGCGTCTCCCTCTACGTTGACTGGATCAACAAGGTGATGAAGATGGTCTga